In Desulfocurvus vexinensis DSM 17965, a single window of DNA contains:
- the hmcE gene encoding sulfate respiration complex protein HmcE: MYEFLTGPMLWVTFTVFIVGCIWRVVRYVRGLSWQLDRVAYRPHFALGARHALKSVFYWLVPFGSRSWREKPGMTILFFAFHIGIVFVPLFLEAHAVVAKQRLGIAWPSMPAGLADGLTIAMLVAGAGLVIRRLALPEVRIITTGYDYLLLAITMAPFVTGLACRMDLPGAEGWLLAHLVTGHLMLLAIPFTKLSHMVLYFCSRAQLGMDFGIKRGGERGRGIVW; the protein is encoded by the coding sequence ATGTATGAATTCCTGACCGGACCCATGCTGTGGGTGACGTTCACGGTCTTCATCGTCGGCTGCATCTGGCGCGTCGTGCGATACGTGCGCGGCCTGTCCTGGCAGCTCGACCGAGTGGCCTACCGACCCCACTTCGCCCTGGGCGCCAGACACGCCCTGAAGTCCGTCTTCTATTGGCTGGTGCCCTTCGGCAGCCGGAGCTGGCGCGAAAAGCCCGGCATGACCATCCTGTTCTTCGCGTTCCACATCGGCATCGTCTTCGTGCCCCTGTTCCTGGAGGCCCACGCCGTGGTGGCCAAACAGCGCCTGGGCATTGCCTGGCCGTCCATGCCCGCCGGGCTGGCCGACGGGTTGACCATCGCCATGCTCGTGGCCGGCGCGGGGCTCGTCATCCGCCGCCTGGCCCTGCCCGAGGTGCGCATCATCACCACGGGCTACGACTACCTGCTGCTGGCCATCACCATGGCGCCCTTCGTCACCGGGCTGGCCTGCCGCATGGACCTGCCGGGCGCCGAGGGCTGGCTGCTGGCCCACCTCGTCACCGGCCACCTGATGCTCCTGGCCATCCCGTTCACCAAGCTCTCGCACATGGTGCTGTACTTCTGCTCCCGGGCCCAGCTGGGAATGGACTTCGGCATCAAGCGCGGCGGCGAGCGTGGCCGGGGCATCGTCTGGTAA
- the hmcD gene encoding sulfate respiration complex protein HmcD produces the protein MEHAFHTLLDFMIYSKGWTYTLMGLGLVAALGFWRFLTARDEKQRMY, from the coding sequence ATGGAACACGCATTCCACACCCTGCTTGACTTCATGATCTACTCCAAGGGCTGGACGTACACGCTCATGGGCCTGGGCCTGGTGGCCGCGCTGGGCTTCTGGCGCTTCCTCACCGCGCGCGACGAAAAGCAGCGCATGTACTAG
- the hmcF gene encoding sulfate respiration complex iron-sulfur protein HmcF produces MPEGKYCFRRPLQTEEDILHLLSDTRGTNYYKEMEELEVDTEALKKRLDATCKSRLRTWLDICARCGLCADSCFLYRVNDRNPEQVPSYKVQTTLGEIVRKNGNVDTKFMLHAMEVCWSRCTCCSRCAQYCPHGIDMGQMISYTRGLLYSQGFVPWELKIGSGMHRVYRAQMDVTEEDWVETCEWMAEENEEEYPGLTIPVDVENADIMYTCNAREPKHYPEDVAEAAILFHIAGENWTVPSSGWEQTALCMFAGDWEACKMQVQNVYDAIERLKPKRVVGTECGHAHRASVIEGPYWCGRPDGKPPAPYIHYVEWVAEALRTGKLKIDPAKRIKEPVTLQDSCNYVRNYGLSEITREIISYIVEPGYFVEMAPNKDYNYCCGGGGGFNGVGRYRAQRNKALKTKRDQILATGCKLVIAPCHNCWDAIRDLEEEFEIGIRWTFLKPLLLKMVVIPEHLRPAEEEE; encoded by the coding sequence ATGCCTGAAGGGAAATACTGCTTCAGACGCCCCCTGCAGACGGAGGAGGACATCCTGCATCTGCTCTCCGACACCAGGGGGACGAACTACTACAAGGAAATGGAAGAGCTTGAGGTCGATACCGAGGCGCTCAAGAAGCGCCTGGACGCCACCTGCAAGTCGCGCCTGCGCACCTGGCTGGACATCTGCGCCCGCTGCGGCCTGTGCGCCGACAGCTGCTTCCTGTACCGCGTCAACGACCGCAACCCCGAGCAGGTGCCGTCCTACAAGGTGCAGACCACCCTGGGCGAGATCGTCCGCAAGAACGGCAACGTGGACACCAAGTTCATGCTGCACGCCATGGAAGTCTGCTGGTCGCGCTGCACCTGCTGCTCGCGCTGCGCCCAGTACTGCCCGCACGGCATCGACATGGGCCAGATGATCTCCTACACGCGCGGCCTGCTCTACTCCCAGGGCTTCGTGCCGTGGGAGCTCAAGATCGGCTCGGGCATGCACCGCGTCTACCGCGCGCAGATGGACGTGACCGAAGAGGATTGGGTCGAAACCTGCGAGTGGATGGCCGAGGAGAACGAAGAGGAATACCCCGGCCTGACCATCCCCGTGGACGTGGAAAACGCCGATATCATGTACACCTGCAACGCCCGCGAGCCCAAGCACTACCCCGAGGACGTGGCCGAGGCCGCCATCCTCTTCCACATCGCCGGGGAGAACTGGACCGTGCCCAGCAGCGGCTGGGAGCAAACCGCCCTGTGCATGTTCGCTGGCGACTGGGAGGCCTGCAAGATGCAGGTCCAAAACGTCTACGACGCCATCGAGCGCCTGAAGCCCAAGCGGGTGGTGGGCACCGAATGCGGCCACGCCCACCGCGCCTCGGTCATCGAGGGGCCCTACTGGTGCGGGCGGCCCGACGGCAAGCCCCCGGCGCCCTACATCCACTACGTGGAATGGGTGGCCGAGGCCCTGCGCACCGGCAAGCTCAAGATCGACCCCGCCAAGCGCATCAAGGAGCCCGTGACCCTGCAGGACTCCTGCAACTACGTGCGCAACTACGGCCTGTCCGAGATCACCCGCGAGATCATCAGCTACATCGTGGAGCCCGGATACTTCGTGGAAATGGCGCCCAACAAGGACTACAACTACTGTTGCGGCGGCGGCGGCGGGTTCAACGGCGTGGGGCGCTACCGCGCCCAGCGCAACAAGGCCCTCAAGACCAAGCGCGACCAGATCCTGGCCACGGGCTGCAAGCTGGTCATCGCCCCCTGCCACAACTGCTGGGACGCCATCCGCGACCTGGAGGAAGAGTTCGAGATCGGCATCCGCTGGACCTTCCTCAAGCCGCTGCTCCTCAAGATGGTCGTGATCCCCGAGCATCTGCGGCCTGCGGAAGAGGAAGAATAG